A genomic segment from Solenopsis invicta isolate M01_SB chromosome 5, UNIL_Sinv_3.0, whole genome shotgun sequence encodes:
- the LOC105195178 gene encoding protein Rae1, with translation MFNQSNSLRTATSNTSNPMQDFEVVSPPDDSVSSLAFSPASIPQNFLVAGSWDCNVRCWEVEQSGKTVPKSMQSMAAPVLDVCWSDDGTKVFMVGCDKTAKCWDLATNQSVQVAAHDAPIKTCHWIKASTYSCLMTGSWDKTLRFWDLRNPKPAMTINLPERCYCADVDYPMAVVGTAGRGLIVYQLEGSPREYKPVELSLKYQYRCVAIFRDKKKVPTGFAIGSTEGRVAIHHLNLSTKENFTFKCHRINGTPNGYQDIYAVNDIAFHPVHGTVATVGGDGSFGFWDKDARTKLKSSELMEQPITRCCFNHNGQIFAYAVSYDWSKGHEYYSPAKKNQIFLRPCYDELKPKATP, from the exons ATGTTCAATCAGAGTAACTCACTGAGGACGGCAACGTCAAACACATCGAATCCGATGCAGGACTTCGAGGTTGTCTCGCCGCCGGACGACTCTGTCTCCAGCCTGGCATTCAGTCCGGCATCCATACCACAGAATTTCTTGGTTGCCGGCTCCTGGGACTGCAACGTGCGATGCTGGGAGGTAGAGCAATCAGGCAAAACGGTCCCGAAATCGATGCAGAGTATGGCAGCTCCAGTCTTGGATGTGTGCTGGAGCGAC GATGGAACTAAAGTATTTATGGTGGGTTGCGACAAGACAGCAAAGTGTTGGGACCTGGCTACAAATCAGAGTGTACAAGTGGCAGCTCATGACGCACCTATTAAAACATGTCATTGGATAAAGGCGTCTACATATTCTTGTTTAATGACTGGTTCCTGGGATAAGACACTAAGG ttttgggaTCTGCGCAATCCTAAACCTGCAATGACTATTAATTTGCCTGAAAGATGCTACTGTGCAGATGTT gATTATCCTATGGCAGTTGTGGGAACAGCTGGACGCGGTTTAATAGTGTATCAACTGGAGGGCAGTCCGCGCGAATACAAACCTGTTGAATTAAGCCTGAAATATCAGTATCGTTGCGTGGCGATCTTTAGGGACAAGAAAAAAGTACCAACTGGTTTTGCGATAGGAAGCACGGAAGGACGCGTAGCGATTCATCATCTGAATCTGAGTACAAAGGAAAACTTCACGTTTAAGTGCCACAGAATTAACGGCACACCTAACGGATACCAAGACATCTACGCG GTGAACGACATAGCATTTCATCCTGTACATGGAACAGTAGCGACCGTAGGCGGCGATGGTTCGTTCGGATTTTGGGACAAAGACGCACGTACCAAGCTGAAATCCTCTGAATTGATGGAACAACCTATTACTCGCTGCTGTTTCAATCATAATGGGCAGATATTCGCTTATGCTGTTTCTTACGATTGGTCCAAG GGCCATGAATATTATAGTCCTGCGAAAAAAAATCAGATCTTCCTGAGACCATGCTACGACGAACTGAAGCCAAAGGCTACGCCCTAA